The following are from one region of the Rhizobium etli 8C-3 genome:
- a CDS encoding pseudoazurin has protein sequence MRLKFGLIAAAAALIVSAAPLMAADHQVRMLNKGTEGAMVFEPGFLKIAPGDTVTFIPTDKGHNVETFKGLIPDGVADFKSKPNELYRAKFDVPGVYVLKCTPHSGMGMVALIQVGDSPPNLEAIKTAKVPNMVRKRLDADLTNITQ, from the coding sequence CGCTGCAGCGGCAGCCTTGATTGTTTCGGCAGCGCCGTTGATGGCGGCCGACCACCAGGTTCGGATGCTCAACAAAGGCACGGAAGGCGCGATGGTGTTCGAGCCTGGCTTCCTGAAGATCGCCCCCGGCGACACCGTCACCTTCATCCCCACCGACAAGGGCCACAACGTCGAAACCTTCAAAGGCCTCATTCCGGATGGCGTTGCCGACTTCAAGTCAAAGCCGAATGAGCTATATCGCGCGAAATTCGATGTTCCAGGCGTCTATGTCCTGAAATGCACCCCACATTCCGGCATGGGCATGGTTGCCCTGATCCAGGTGGGTGACAGTCCGCCCAATCTCGAAGCGATCAAGACTGCAAAGGTGCCGAACATGGTGCGCAAGCGGCTCGATGCCGACCTCACAAACATCACCCAGTGA